GTGAGTGCATAACTGCCCGAACTGTTGAGTTCTTGCATCGTCGGACTGGATGGTTCATGCCCGTGGACTGGTCGTTCTGCATCGTATGGAAGCCACGGAGCGCTGTACTCCCATACTACGTTTCCTTTCGGTGTGATTTCGAGAACTCGATGTTTGAGTGTATCTACAACGAGTGTGTTACCGTTTGGGAGCCGGTCAGCATCACGTGGCCACGAGAGCTGATCGACGCCAACCTCCCACGTCAGATTCCAATCACAGTTTGGTTTCATATCACCATCAAGTGGGTGGTCTGGATCTCCTCGATCACAGGCATATTCGACAACACGGTCATTCTCACTGTCAGCAACGAGTATCGTTGGGGTTCCGTTCGGTCCTTGCAGATACGCCGGATTATGTTGCTCATTAAGCACCGAATGATTGTCATCAGAACCTAACTGCATAACGACATCATTTGTCGATCTGTTCACAACTATGACTTGATCAAAGTTGCGCGGTGAGATCATATACAGCCCAGGAGAAACGATATCAACATCATTGACATGAGACCAATCGGATGCAGAATTGCCGTTATCGGTTGTATTCGGGTAGTGATCTCGAAAGAGCCATTCCCATTCAATTTCATCAGTCGTTCGATTGTAAACGAAGAGGCGGTCGTTGCTCGTGCTATTCTCAGTATTGCGCATGTTCGCTACGAGCAAATTACCGTCTTCAGTGAGGGTCACATCATGGGTGTCATGCAGCGGGAGTGTCTCGGACCACTTGACACGGCGCGTTTCCTGATCGACCCGAAGAACGCGCGTCTGACCGGGATGTGTGCCAACAATGAGTAAGTCACCGTCGGGAAGTGGATCCACGTCGTAGAACCACGATACGTCGAGTCGGTTTCCGTCAGCGGACCATTGGAGTGATCCGTTGGGTGCTATTGATAGTTGTCTCGCTGGTTTGTTTGGGTTCGACGATCCACCAATATTGTATCCCTGGATCGAAATAATAGTGGAATCTGCGGGTTCACGTTCGACCACTGTTGGCTGTACTGATGGTGGAGAGTAGTTCATGGCCATCGACACAGATGAGAGACAGAGAGTTAGGACCACTAAACCGAGACACAGACGAATGATACCACGACGGCCGACCGGAACCAAAGACCAGGATGACATCTAATACATCATTAGAGAATCACCACTAATCAGTTGTGATATCATCAGCAGAGCTTGTGAGGTAGTAAATCTGTGGCTGGGAAACTTGTACATACAAGTTTCTGAACGGCACACTGGTGGTAAAGAGGAGTTT
The nucleotide sequence above comes from Halocatena marina. Encoded proteins:
- a CDS encoding aryl-sulfate sulfotransferase encodes the protein MSSWSLVPVGRRGIIRLCLGLVVLTLCLSSVSMAMNYSPPSVQPTVVEREPADSTIISIQGYNIGGSSNPNKPARQLSIAPNGSLQWSADGNRLDVSWFYDVDPLPDGDLLIVGTHPGQTRVLRVDQETRRVKWSETLPLHDTHDVTLTEDGNLLVANMRNTENSTSNDRLFVYNRTTDEIEWEWLFRDHYPNTTDNGNSASDWSHVNDVDIVSPGLYMISPRNFDQVIVVNRSTNDVVMQLGSDDNHSVLNEQHNPAYLQGPNGTPTILVADSENDRVVEYACDRGDPDHPLDGDMKPNCDWNLTWEVGVDQLSWPRDADRLPNGNTLVVDTLKHRVLEITPKGNVVWEYSAPWLPYDAERPVHGHEPSSPTMQELNSSGSYALTNGSDVESKIADPQLTDRLEATVMKLPGGEIPAAALDRYSKVAPWIQPIWLGPDAFFLLSCGILISLGWGGYELVLARRRIIGALRSRLVDQSDSSSQQ